The following proteins are encoded in a genomic region of Salvelinus sp. IW2-2015 unplaced genomic scaffold, ASM291031v2 Un_scaffold4454, whole genome shotgun sequence:
- the depdc7a gene encoding DEP domain-containing protein 7: protein MLHKPRGEQGMAGKPFRATFIWSSIIANLQQRVQVKRHRHKLKTYHDCFLGSEAVDVVLAHVIQSRFCGDAEVPRSKAVRLCQTLMDSRVFEAVGTKVFGNKEKGXATFEDSSCSLYRLLPSSPTTMTSSHSTSTITXERGYDSPSKHRNSYSPPLKRYGQLSLKLSSSVEMFLSSHLLPPSLRADEWLSAAVDCLEFLPDDLVVEVSRGLPRCGEDQGQCKRLVYGILVQHYGETQHPPLLSNHVFDIHSSISELLVNGKREQALEALQLCXKLQDSRSKEELRRLLRFMAVAAKPQEVKLHKEVENRMAVKRSFSSAIVYSMRLAKGKVDLLVLFMVENHCDVFKIPVSLHKLVSDRLTNIVKGKDPQVVTVSTYCRRVNGKAYVESKQKTTKEELWALLKTIHENPKLSNKEKRRLLGQFYKGHPEIFVQYFGSRLSSDDL from the exons ATGCTGCACAAACCACGAG GAGAGCAGGGCATGGCCGGTAAGCCGTTCCGGGCCACCTTCATCTGGAGCAGCATCATCGCCAACCTCCAGCAGCGCGTCCAGGTCAAGCGCCACCGTCATAAGCTCAAGACCTACCATGACTGTTTCCTGGGGTCAGAGGCTGTGGACGTGGTGCTGGCCCATGTCATCCAGTCKCGGTTCTGCGGCGATGCTGAGGTGCCTCGCTCCAAGGCCGTACGCCTCTGCCAGACCCTGATGGACTCGCGGGTGTTCGAGGCGGTGGGCACCAARGTATTTGGGAATAAGGAGAAGGGGCYTGCCACCTTCGAGGACAGTAGCTGTAGTCTGTACCGGTTGCTTCCGTCTAGTCCCACTACCATGACCAGCTCGCACTCGACGAGCACCATCACCATRGAGAGRGGATACGACTCGCCGAGCAAACACCGGAACAGCTACAGCCCACCTCTCAAACGGTACGGGCAGCTGAGTTTAAAGCTTTCTTCATCAGTTGAAATGTTTC tctcatctcatctcctccctccctctctcagggcTGATGAGTGGTTGTCGGCGGCGGTGGACTGTCTGGAGTTCCTGCCAGATGACTTGGTGGTTGAGGTGAGCAGGGGTCTGCCCCGCTGCGGTGAGGACCAGGGCCAGTGTAAGAGACTGGTGTATGGGATCCTGGTCCAGCACTACGGAGAGACACAGCACCCTCCACTACTCAGCAACCACGTCTTCGACATCCACTCCAGCATCTCTGAACTACTGG TGAATGGGAAGAGGGAGCAGGCTCTGGAGGCCCTACAGCTGTGTKTGAAACTACAGGACTCTCGCAGTAAAGAGGAACTACGCAGACTTCTGCGATTCATGGCTGTCGCTGCCAAACCACAGGAGGTCAAACTGCACAAAGag GTAGAGAACAGGATGGCGGTGAAGAGATCTTTCTCTAGTGCCATCGTCTACAGCATGAGACTGGCCAAGGGGAAGGTTGACCTACTGGTGCTGTTTATGGTGGAAAACCACTGTGACGTCttcaag ATTCCAGTGTCGTTGCACAAACTTGTGAGCGATAGACTGACCAACATTGTGAAGGGGAAAGACCCACAAGTCGTAACAG TCTCTACATACTGCAGGCGAGTCAATGGAAAAGCGTACGTGGAGAGCAAACAGAAGACTACCAAAGAGGAACTATGGGCTCTACTGAAGACAATCCACGAGAACCCCAAACTGTCCAACAAAGAGAAGAGACGCTTGCTAGGACAGTTCTACAAGGGGCATCCTGAGATCTTTGTCCAGTACTTTGGAAGCAGATTGTCAAGTGATGATCTGTAG